The following are encoded together in the Armatimonadota bacterium genome:
- a CDS encoding B12-binding domain-containing radical SAM protein, translating into MAWHRGALIVLTADRTLMADYGVLLDGMMASSQTTTTPWPVVSHLLAPRCPHPGGSAKVAPLGLRRIQAALVADGFHPEDIAVVDDAHIGTAIGPDTRVVGIASGEPTGIGMSSTTMAGIAGGCIYPQILFQNLLHKIRYLVASRCPTARIVMGGPGAWQYVSSPDTAAQHGVDHVVVGYAETATPSLFRALVSGQDVPRLISAEGPAAQDIPRIAAPSTMGVIEISRGCGLGCGFCTIGRIPMQHLPPETILADARTNVEGGVTSIGVLSEDIFRYGGTGVHPEPDALLRLLSDLRAIPGMRLIQADHANIASIRHFSDDQLRAVHGLMCGDTGARHPWVNVGVESASGALLRKAGGGGKMVDISDEDWPMQCAEQLARLCSAGFSPMVSLLLGIPGETQEDIAATREWVKSISALDVTVFPVLYAPVDGADPITRDDLTPLHWRLVRESYELNFRRVPVLYADNQLGAGVTWWRRAALQLMGRGQVALWRHLLTRLERRSARG; encoded by the coding sequence GTGGCCTGGCACCGGGGAGCCCTCATCGTCCTGACCGCCGACCGCACCCTCATGGCCGACTACGGGGTTCTCCTGGACGGCATGATGGCCAGCAGTCAGACCACCACCACTCCCTGGCCGGTGGTCAGCCACCTGCTTGCACCGCGTTGCCCACATCCCGGCGGCTCTGCGAAGGTTGCCCCTCTCGGACTGCGCAGGATTCAGGCGGCTCTGGTCGCGGACGGCTTTCACCCTGAGGACATCGCGGTCGTGGATGATGCCCACATCGGCACCGCGATTGGCCCCGACACCCGGGTCGTGGGGATTGCGTCCGGCGAACCCACCGGTATCGGCATGAGCAGCACCACCATGGCCGGTATCGCCGGTGGCTGCATCTACCCGCAGATTCTGTTCCAAAACCTCCTGCACAAGATTCGATATCTTGTTGCGAGCCGTTGCCCGACTGCCAGAATCGTGATGGGTGGCCCGGGTGCCTGGCAATATGTGTCCAGCCCGGACACTGCGGCGCAACACGGCGTGGATCATGTGGTCGTCGGATATGCCGAGACTGCCACGCCGTCCCTGTTCAGGGCACTGGTTTCGGGGCAGGATGTACCGCGCTTGATAAGCGCCGAGGGCCCTGCCGCCCAGGACATTCCCCGGATTGCCGCCCCGTCAACCATGGGCGTCATCGAGATTAGCCGCGGCTGCGGCCTTGGCTGCGGATTCTGTACCATCGGCCGCATCCCCATGCAACACCTGCCCCCAGAGACGATTCTTGCCGACGCCCGAACCAATGTGGAGGGCGGGGTCACCAGCATTGGGGTGCTGAGCGAGGATATCTTCCGCTACGGAGGCACCGGGGTCCACCCAGAGCCGGACGCGCTCCTGCGTTTGCTGTCTGACCTGCGTGCAATCCCGGGTATGCGGCTCATCCAGGCTGACCACGCCAACATTGCGAGCATCCGGCATTTCAGCGATGATCAGCTTCGCGCGGTCCATGGACTCATGTGCGGAGATACCGGCGCCCGACATCCGTGGGTGAATGTGGGGGTGGAGAGTGCCAGCGGAGCGCTGCTGCGAAAGGCCGGCGGGGGCGGCAAAATGGTGGACATTTCCGACGAGGACTGGCCGATGCAGTGCGCCGAACAACTCGCACGACTGTGCAGCGCAGGGTTCTCGCCCATGGTGAGCCTCCTGTTGGGTATTCCCGGCGAGACACAGGAGGATATCGCGGCCACTCGCGAGTGGGTGAAGTCCATATCAGCGCTCGATGTCACCGTTTTTCCGGTGCTCTACGCTCCGGTGGACGGCGCTGATCCCATCACCAGGGATGACCTGACTCCACTTCACTGGCGGCTGGTGCGAGAATCATACGAGCTCAACTTCAGGCGGGTACCGGTCTTGTATGCGGATAACCAGTTGGGTGCAGGTGTCACGTGGTGGCGCCGTGCGGCACTTCAGCTGATGGGGCGTGGACAGGTCGCGCTCTGGCGCCACCTGTTGACGCGGCTGGAGCGGAGGTCGGCCCGTGGTTGA
- a CDS encoding ferredoxin family protein: MFTSKSSSPEVGNDGQPMAEASNVTTIIAISPADVETQQTLDKLAAGFAARSGTILMLPDLYHIAHGSPIWEDLRTVAGPINLITRLHRRAAEWVLRAHLPDVAEVSAYRLDDFGSAEDLLAAAGITGDQAPETPPVVVTRWHDPPSRWYPVKDASRCTHCGHCVQFCLFGVWSRKETGEVAVANPDACKDGCPACARICPQGAIIFPEYLDDPAICGAPGQFVELDASARRMYYLRTGIACPVCGQSGRPRAGNRGEPCSECGRRAAIPLSPILEAGPVMSEIDSLIDDLEKLQDGSV, translated from the coding sequence ATGTTCACCAGTAAGTCAAGCTCACCCGAAGTCGGTAACGATGGACAGCCAATGGCCGAAGCGTCGAACGTGACAACGATCATCGCCATCTCACCTGCCGATGTCGAGACCCAGCAGACTCTCGACAAGCTGGCAGCGGGGTTTGCAGCCCGCTCGGGCACGATTCTGATGCTGCCGGACCTGTACCACATCGCCCACGGCTCGCCGATTTGGGAAGACTTGCGTACCGTAGCCGGCCCCATCAACCTCATCACGCGCCTACATCGCCGGGCCGCGGAGTGGGTTCTGCGGGCGCACTTGCCGGACGTCGCGGAAGTAAGCGCGTACCGGCTGGATGATTTTGGGTCAGCGGAGGATCTGCTCGCAGCGGCGGGCATCACAGGTGATCAGGCCCCGGAGACCCCGCCAGTAGTTGTAACGCGCTGGCATGACCCGCCGTCACGCTGGTATCCGGTGAAGGATGCTTCACGCTGCACTCACTGTGGCCACTGCGTCCAGTTCTGTCTTTTCGGTGTCTGGAGCAGAAAAGAGACGGGGGAGGTCGCCGTGGCAAATCCCGACGCCTGCAAGGACGGGTGTCCGGCGTGCGCAAGGATCTGTCCACAGGGGGCCATTATCTTCCCGGAGTACTTGGATGATCCGGCAATCTGCGGCGCACCCGGCCAGTTTGTGGAACTCGACGCATCCGCCCGGAGAATGTACTACCTGCGCACCGGGATCGCCTGCCCGGTCTGCGGCCAGTCGGGCAGGCCGAGAGCGGGCAACCGCGGCGAGCCATGTTCCGAGTGTGGGCGCAGAGCAGCCATTCCGCTGTCGCCGATTCTCGAGGCCGGCCCTGTGATGTCTGAGATCGATTCGCTGATAGATGATCTGGAGAAACTCCAGGACGGGAGCGTCTGA
- a CDS encoding ferredoxin — MADEPGKLTRRELIARGVRGAGLLCAAGGLGALVTRGQAENLVWQIDPKKCIACGKCATECVLNPSAVKCVHEHEICGYCELCFGYYVDQRLDDQETAENRRCPTDAIRRAPVEDPYYQYIIEEDKCIGCALCVEGCQQFGNGSLIMQVRHDRCLNCNQCAIASACPADAFRRVPASDPYLLRLKKQGNA; from the coding sequence TTGGCTGACGAACCCGGTAAGCTCACTCGACGCGAACTCATCGCCCGCGGCGTAAGGGGCGCGGGATTGCTCTGCGCGGCCGGTGGACTGGGCGCCTTGGTCACCCGTGGCCAGGCGGAGAATCTGGTCTGGCAGATCGACCCAAAGAAGTGCATCGCCTGCGGAAAATGCGCCACCGAATGTGTGCTCAACCCGTCGGCAGTGAAATGCGTCCACGAGCACGAGATCTGCGGATACTGTGAACTGTGTTTCGGGTATTACGTGGATCAGCGCCTGGATGACCAGGAGACCGCCGAGAACCGGCGCTGCCCCACCGACGCAATACGCCGCGCGCCGGTGGAGGACCCGTATTACCAGTACATCATCGAGGAAGACAAGTGCATCGGATGCGCGCTATGTGTCGAGGGCTGCCAGCAGTTCGGGAATGGCTCGCTGATCATGCAAGTGCGCCACGACCGGTGCCTCAACTGCAACCAGTGCGCCATTGCCAGTGCCTGCCCTGCCGACGCGTTCCGTCGAGTTCCTGCCTCTGATCCGTACCTGCTGAGGCTCAAGAAGCAAGGGAACGCATGA
- a CDS encoding PQQ-binding-like beta-propeller repeat protein: MTQPPEQIVRRPPSSVEDEALQPPSTEPLVVQPPTERPLPRWKVLAVRSTPFLFALAGILCVVLWFRVNPPLEETDPTQTERSSSEANGTGSSTVSDGLNPPGCGVGAEKAVEQAQDDQDASAPASSTPAVPGAPMSPPVFGGGASGAAPSFPAQPSAPAPGRTSPVTPVSVPSLPGSWARYRGADFSNIARNVSGLARSWGPGGPQKLWSVELGEGHAGPAVANGKVYVLDYDTRARADALRCFSLADGKLLWTQSYPVEVKRNHGMSRTVPAVSGKYVLTLGPKCHVMCTDADTGKPYWKMDLVAKYGTKVPQWYAGQCPLIDGNKAIIAPGGKALMIAADIGSGKVLWSTPNPKGWDMTHSSIIPMTYAGKKMYLYCASGGVVGVSASDGSVLFESSDWTVSTANIPVPLPIGDGRIFLCGGYNAGAMMIRLKGSGPFTVEKLWQVNARTFGSDQQSPILYNGYIYGVIPGGELACLSLEGKQLWRSGSTHRFGLGPYMMAGDLMYLLSDKGDLSLVQPNPSGYKELAKAKILTHGEAWAPLALAGTRLLARDVTTMVCLDVGAR; the protein is encoded by the coding sequence ATGACCCAGCCGCCTGAACAGATTGTGCGAAGACCCCCAAGCTCTGTGGAAGACGAGGCCCTCCAGCCCCCTTCCACCGAGCCTCTGGTCGTACAGCCTCCAACAGAGCGCCCACTGCCCCGCTGGAAAGTGCTGGCCGTCCGCTCTACCCCCTTCCTCTTCGCACTGGCCGGGATCCTTTGCGTGGTGCTGTGGTTCCGAGTGAACCCGCCGCTGGAGGAGACCGACCCCACGCAGACTGAGCGGAGCAGTTCCGAGGCGAACGGCACGGGCAGCAGCACTGTGTCCGACGGGCTCAACCCACCCGGCTGCGGGGTCGGCGCAGAGAAGGCGGTCGAACAGGCTCAGGATGATCAAGATGCGAGCGCTCCTGCCTCCAGTACCCCTGCTGTCCCGGGCGCACCCATGTCGCCACCCGTCTTCGGGGGCGGGGCGTCGGGTGCCGCACCGTCTTTCCCTGCGCAACCATCGGCACCTGCGCCGGGCAGAACATCGCCTGTGACCCCGGTCTCCGTGCCCTCGCTTCCCGGCTCGTGGGCACGGTACCGAGGCGCGGACTTCAGTAACATTGCCCGGAACGTCTCCGGCCTTGCTCGCTCATGGGGCCCCGGGGGGCCGCAAAAGCTCTGGAGTGTGGAACTCGGCGAGGGCCATGCAGGCCCCGCGGTAGCGAACGGGAAAGTGTATGTGCTGGACTACGACACCCGGGCCAGGGCCGATGCACTTCGATGCTTTTCGCTGGCCGACGGGAAGCTGCTGTGGACCCAGTCCTATCCTGTGGAAGTGAAGCGCAATCACGGGATGTCCCGTACAGTTCCGGCCGTGAGCGGGAAGTATGTGCTCACACTGGGCCCCAAGTGTCACGTGATGTGCACCGACGCGGACACCGGCAAGCCCTACTGGAAGATGGATCTGGTGGCGAAGTATGGGACGAAAGTGCCCCAATGGTATGCAGGACAATGCCCCCTGATCGACGGCAATAAGGCAATCATCGCGCCGGGTGGCAAAGCGCTCATGATTGCGGCCGATATCGGCTCCGGCAAGGTGCTGTGGTCCACGCCCAACCCGAAGGGCTGGGACATGACCCATTCGTCTATTATACCTATGACTTATGCAGGCAAGAAGATGTACCTGTACTGCGCCAGCGGCGGGGTCGTGGGTGTATCCGCGTCCGACGGTTCTGTCCTGTTTGAGAGCAGCGACTGGACCGTGAGTACTGCGAACATCCCGGTGCCATTGCCTATCGGCGATGGCCGCATATTCTTGTGCGGCGGGTACAACGCAGGGGCGATGATGATCCGCCTCAAGGGCTCGGGGCCATTCACCGTGGAGAAACTGTGGCAGGTGAACGCCAGAACCTTCGGCTCGGACCAACAGAGCCCGATCCTGTACAATGGATACATCTACGGGGTCATTCCCGGTGGCGAACTCGCCTGCCTGTCGCTGGAGGGCAAGCAGCTTTGGAGGAGCGGCAGCACCCACCGCTTCGGCCTCGGGCCGTACATGATGGCCGGGGACCTCATGTATCTTCTAAGCGACAAAGGCGACCTGTCCCTGGTTCAGCCCAATCCGTCGGGTTACAAGGAACTGGCGAAAGCAAAGATCCTGACCCACGGGGAGGCCTGGGCGCCGCTGGCTCTCGCCGGGACCCGCTTGCTGGCGCGGGACGTGACCACCATGGTCTGTCTCGACGTGGGTGCCCGCTGA